From Mustela nigripes isolate SB6536 chromosome 13, MUSNIG.SB6536, whole genome shotgun sequence, one genomic window encodes:
- the SNUPN gene encoding snurportin-1 has translation MEELSQALASSFSVSQDLNSTAAPHPRLSQYKSKHSSLEQNERRRRLLELQKSKRLDYVNHARRLAEDDWTGMESEEEEDKKDDEEMDIDTGKKLPKRYANQLMLSEWLIDVPSDLGQEWIVVVCPVGKRALIVASRGSTSAYTKSGYCVNRFSSLLPGGNRRNSTTAKDYTILDCIYSEVNQTYYVLDVMCWRGHPFYDCQTDFRFYWMHSKLPEEGLGEKTKLNPFKFVGLKNFPCTPESLCKVLSMDFPFEVDGLLFYHKQTHYSPGSTPLVGWLRPYMVSDVLGVAMPAGPLTTKPEYARLQLQQIIEHKRSQEGMKENVAHKASENGRYELEHLSTPRPKSPSRSLDPAESLMEN, from the exons ATGGAAGAGCTGAGTCAAGCCCTGGCTAGTAGCTTTTCTGTGTCTCAAGATCTGAACAGCACAGCTGCCCCACACCCCCGCCTGTCCCAGTACAAGTCCAAGCACAGTTCCTTGGAGCAGAATGAACGGCGTCGTCGGTTGTTGGAACTGCAGAAATC TAAGCGGCTAGATTACGTGAATCATGCCAGAAGACTGGCTGAAGATGACTGGACAGGGATGgagagtgaggaagaggaagataagAAAGATGACGAAGAGATGGACATTGACACTGGCAAGAAGTTACCAAAACGCTACGCTAATCAA TTGATGCTGTCTGAGTGGTTAATTGACGTCCCTTCGGATTTGGGGCAGGAATGGATTGTGGTCGTGTGCCCTGTTGGAAAAAGAGCCCTGATTGTGGCCTCCAGG GGTTCTACCAGTGCCTACACCAAGAGTGGTTACTGTGTCAACAGGTTTTCTTCCCTTCTGCCAGGGGGCAACAGACGGAATTCAACAACAGCAAAAG ACTACACCATTCTGGACTGCATTTACAGTGAGGTGAACCAGACCTACTACGTTCTGGATGTGATGTGCTGGCGGGGACACCCTTTTTATGATTGCCAG ACTGATTTCCGATTCTACTGGATGCATTCAAAGCTACCAGAAGAAGGACTGGGAGAGAAAACCAAGCTCAATCCT tttaaatttgTCGGACTAAAGAATTTCCCTTGTACTCCGGAGAGCCTATGTAAGGTGCTGTCTATGGATTTCCCTTTTGAG GTAGATGGACTCCTCTTCTACCACAAGCAGACCCACTATAGCCCTGGAAGCACTCCTCTGGTGGGCTGGCTGCGCCCCTACATGGTGTCAGATGTTCTTGGCGTAGCCATGCCAGCCGGCCCGCTGACCACCAAGCCGGAATACGCCAGGCTCCAGCTCCAGCAGATTATTGAGCATAAAAGAAGCCAGGAAGGCATGAAGGAGAATGTTGCACACAAGGCATCTGAGAACGGGCGCTATGAGTTGGAACACCTGTCCACTCCCAGGCCGAAGAGTCCTTCCCGTAGCCTGGACCCCGCTGAGAGCCTCATGGAGAACTAA